One window of the Cydia splendana chromosome 18, ilCydSple1.2, whole genome shotgun sequence genome contains the following:
- the LOC134799607 gene encoding uncharacterized protein LOC134799607 isoform X1 — translation MEKVLICCILLLNGGLVFSQLLTTVNNVHLVNHIPYIMEFMETSMKDVEAYGWWNLKIPDHQVEIDEDVFDWKVKGHVAFKNGFVTSIQKLDLIQHTLQQIWRFDNTDNTTSVFAQATLRMSDVRLGYDVEVTLEDGSLHHFTGIFRHNIVQFPFAVIYNMFTEEYSATVTMDTLARSTNKMIFAPATTLTQVLSHSYDVTSAADGMASWATHVFQPILLNVALNKVEFPQICYNCPA, via the exons ATGGAGAAAGTGCTGAtatgttgtattttattattgaacGGTGGGCTGGTTTTCTCACAATTGTTGACTACAG TGAATAATGTCCATTTAGTCAACCACATTCCATATATTATGGAGTTCATGGAAACTTCTATGAAGGATGTGGAGGCTTACGGCTGGTGGAATTTGAAAATACCTGACCATCAGGTTGAAATTGA TGAAGATGTATTCGATTGGAAAGTCAAAGGCCACGTTGCCTTCAAAAATGGCTTCGTCACGTCGATTCAGAAACTTGACCTCATTCAGCATACCCTCCAACAGATTTGGCGGTTTGACAACACAGACAATACGACCAGCGTGTTTGCCCAG gctaCGCTGAGGATGTCAGATGTGAGGTTGGGGTACGACGTCGAAGTGACGTTGGAGGATGGCAGCCTCCACCATTTCACAGGGATCTTTAGACACAACATCGTTCAGTTTCCCTTTGCG GTAATATACAATATGTTTACTGAAGAATATTCCGCGACGGTGACAATGGATACTCTGGCAAGGAGCACGAACAAGATGATTTTCGCTCCTGCCACGACTCTTACGCAAGTGCTGTCACACTCG tatGACGTGACAAGCGCCGCCGATGGCATGGCATCCTGGGCTACACACGTCTTTCAACCCATCCTCCTCAACGTGGCTCTCAACAAAGTCGAATTCCCTCAAATCTGTTACAACTGCCCCGCTTAA
- the LOC134799607 gene encoding uncharacterized protein LOC134799607 isoform X2: MEFMETSMKDVEAYGWWNLKIPDHQVEIDEDVFDWKVKGHVAFKNGFVTSIQKLDLIQHTLQQIWRFDNTDNTTSVFAQATLRMSDVRLGYDVEVTLEDGSLHHFTGIFRHNIVQFPFAVIYNMFTEEYSATVTMDTLARSTNKMIFAPATTLTQVLSHSYDVTSAADGMASWATHVFQPILLNVALNKVEFPQICYNCPA; the protein is encoded by the exons ATGGAGTTCATGGAAACTTCTATGAAGGATGTGGAGGCTTACGGCTGGTGGAATTTGAAAATACCTGACCATCAGGTTGAAATTGA TGAAGATGTATTCGATTGGAAAGTCAAAGGCCACGTTGCCTTCAAAAATGGCTTCGTCACGTCGATTCAGAAACTTGACCTCATTCAGCATACCCTCCAACAGATTTGGCGGTTTGACAACACAGACAATACGACCAGCGTGTTTGCCCAG gctaCGCTGAGGATGTCAGATGTGAGGTTGGGGTACGACGTCGAAGTGACGTTGGAGGATGGCAGCCTCCACCATTTCACAGGGATCTTTAGACACAACATCGTTCAGTTTCCCTTTGCG GTAATATACAATATGTTTACTGAAGAATATTCCGCGACGGTGACAATGGATACTCTGGCAAGGAGCACGAACAAGATGATTTTCGCTCCTGCCACGACTCTTACGCAAGTGCTGTCACACTCG tatGACGTGACAAGCGCCGCCGATGGCATGGCATCCTGGGCTACACACGTCTTTCAACCCATCCTCCTCAACGTGGCTCTCAACAAAGTCGAATTCCCTCAAATCTGTTACAACTGCCCCGCTTAA